The following coding sequences are from one Musa acuminata AAA Group cultivar baxijiao chromosome BXJ2-4, Cavendish_Baxijiao_AAA, whole genome shotgun sequence window:
- the LOC135610225 gene encoding cinnamoyl-CoA reductase CAD2-like, translated as MSSVVCVTGGSGFIGSWLVRLLLDRGYAVHATVMHLGDEAETAHLRALEGAAERLHLFEIDLLDPASLLAAIRGSAGVFHLASPCTVNRVHDPQTELLDPAVKGTLNVLRAAKESGVGRVVVTSSISAIFPSPGWPADVVKDESCWTDLEYCRQNELWYPASKTLAEKAAWEFAEGNGLDVVVVNPGTVMGPIIPPAINASMTMLMRLLQGCTDEYPDFYMGSVHVKDVALAHILLYENPSATGRHLCVEAISHWSDFASKVAELYPDYKVPRLPKDTQPGLLRAQNPAKKLIELGMEFTSMEQIIKDAVESLKSKGYI; from the exons ATGTCGAGCGTCGTTTGCGTGACGGGCGGCAGCGGCTTCATCGGGTCATGGCTTGTCCGCCTCCTCCTGGACCGCGGCTACGCTGTCCACGCCACCGTCATGCACCTCG GGGACGAGGCTGAGACGGCGCACCTTCGAGCCCTCGAGGGCGCCGCCGAGCGACTCCACCTCTTCGAGATCGACCTCCTCGACCCGGCCTCCCTCCTCGCCGCGATCCGGGGCTCCGCCGGTGTCTTTCACCTCGCCTCTCCCTGCACCGTCAACCGCGTCCACGATCCCCAG ACGGAATTACTGGATCCGGCCGTGAAGGGGACGCTTAACGTACTCCGCGCCGCCAAGGAGAGCGGGGTGGGCCGGGTGGTGGTGACATCGTCCATATCTGCCATTTTTCCCAGCCCCGGATGGCCAGCTGATGTCGTGAAGGACGAGAGCTGTTGGACCGACCTCGAGTATTGCCGGCAGAATGAG TTATGGTATCCAGCATCAAAGACGTTAGCCGAGAAAGCGGCTTGGGAGTTTGCCGAAGGGAACGGGTTGGATGTGGTGGTGGTCAATCCCGGGACAGTAATGGGTCCCATAATACCGCCGGCGATCAATGCCAGCATGACCATGCTCATGCGCCTTCTTCAAG GTTGCACCGATGAGTATCCAGATTTTTATATGGGATCGGTTCATGTCAAAGATGTTGCTCTGGCGCACATTCTGCTATATGAAAATCCATCAGCCACTGGAAGGCATTTGTGCGTTGAAGCCATTTCTCATTGGAGTGACTTTGCATCCAAAGTCGCAGAACTTTACCCAGATTATAAGGTCCCTAG ACTCCCAAAGGATACACAGCCTGGACTATTAAGAGCTCAAAACCCAGCAAAAAAGCTGATCGAATTGGGTATGGAGTTCACATCCATGGAGCAAATCATCAAGGATGCAGTGGAAAGTTTAAAGAGCAAGGGTTATATCTGA